In Campylobacter mucosalis, a single window of DNA contains:
- the folP gene encoding dihydropteroate synthase, with amino-acid sequence MKFYKINEKSNFDEICKSIAASTAGVNIMREKSTLNFIYIKDIKSPAANILKQDALSVGADLVTHKDTIFGRQMLSDALLIGSNAQLKKLAKKEKLQDFGLKNLADFLALSFKKPQKPEIMGVLNINDDSFNEASRVDTKSGIEKAIKMIEQGATYIDLGGVSSRPGSEYCGRDEEFRRIKDIVAEICRQNLHEKVKFSLDSFDEYCLEYALNHGFKMINDITANPNLAHLAKKYDAQFCLMHMQNDPKTMQNAPHYDDLIAQIDEFFKEKIEKSLADGAKNLVLDVGIGFGKTPQHNMLLIKHLEHFTHFGYPLLIGASRKSVINFYHKSEVKDRLSGSLYLHLKAYENGASIIRTHDVFEHSQLFNLHLAYESENLW; translated from the coding sequence TTGAAATTTTATAAGATAAATGAGAAGTCAAATTTTGATGAAATTTGCAAAAGTATCGCTGCAAGCACGGCTGGTGTGAATATAATGCGTGAAAAATCAACACTAAATTTCATCTACATTAAGGATATAAAATCCCCAGCAGCAAATATTTTAAAGCAAGACGCGCTTAGCGTTGGGGCTGATTTGGTAACGCATAAAGATACGATTTTTGGGCGTCAAATGCTTTCAGACGCACTTTTAATCGGCTCAAATGCACAGCTAAAAAAATTAGCCAAAAAAGAGAAACTGCAAGATTTTGGGCTTAAAAATTTAGCCGATTTTTTGGCTCTAAGTTTTAAAAAGCCACAAAAACCTGAAATTATGGGTGTTTTAAATATAAATGATGATAGTTTTAACGAGGCAAGCCGTGTTGATACAAAAAGTGGTATAGAAAAAGCCATAAAAATGATAGAACAAGGTGCTACCTACATTGACCTTGGCGGAGTTTCTAGTCGCCCCGGCAGTGAGTATTGTGGGCGTGATGAGGAGTTTAGGCGAATAAAGGATATCGTGGCTGAAATTTGTAGGCAAAATTTGCACGAAAAGGTGAAATTTAGCCTTGATAGCTTTGATGAGTATTGCCTTGAATACGCCCTAAATCACGGCTTTAAAATGATAAATGATATCACGGCAAATCCAAATTTGGCTCATTTAGCTAAAAAATATGATGCCCAGTTTTGCCTAATGCATATGCAAAATGACCCAAAAACTATGCAAAACGCTCCACATTATGATGATTTAATCGCACAGATTGATGAGTTTTTTAAAGAAAAAATAGAAAAATCACTTGCAGATGGGGCTAAAAATTTAGTCCTTGATGTTGGCATTGGCTTTGGTAAAACCCCACAGCACAATATGCTTTTAATCAAGCATTTAGAGCATTTTACGCATTTTGGTTACCCACTTTTAATTGGTGCAAGTAGAAAATCAGTTATAAATTTCTACCACAAAAGCGAGGTTAAAGACAGGCTTTCTGGCTCACTTTATCTACACTTAAAAGCTTATGAAAATGGGGCGAGTATCATTAGAACGCACGATGTTTTTGAGCATTCACAGCTTTTTAACTTGCATTTGGCTTATGAAAGCGAGAATTTATGGTAA
- a CDS encoding DNA polymerase III subunit delta', with translation MQSKIVITNDFDALKLDLEAKFNQSSLRFFISDEFLLENAHDVIKEAYIAESSPKLLVIMSKSYRVEAQNSLLKIIEEPPKNIYFLIATQSKNLLLQTIRSRLILENLLKPKQRKTLEINLKQLDMAEIYKFLENIEAQERSDKFGKNELKELVSDIVVKALEIGFRFSDDELSYFYKLISLVELNAKSPQILTPLLLTILRKGRV, from the coding sequence ATGCAGAGTAAAATCGTCATTACAAACGACTTTGACGCTCTTAAACTAGATTTAGAGGCTAAATTTAACCAATCTAGTTTAAGATTTTTCATATCTGATGAGTTTTTGCTAGAAAATGCTCACGATGTAATAAAAGAGGCATATATCGCAGAAAGTAGCCCAAAACTTCTTGTAATAATGTCAAAAAGCTACCGAGTTGAAGCACAAAATTCTCTCCTGAAAATTATCGAAGAGCCACCAAAAAACATCTATTTTTTAATCGCAACTCAAAGTAAAAATTTGCTTTTGCAGACTATTCGCTCAAGGCTTATTTTGGAAAATCTTCTAAAACCAAAGCAACGAAAGACGCTTGAGATCAATTTAAAACAGCTTGATATGGCTGAAATTTACAAATTTTTAGAAAATATTGAAGCACAAGAGAGATCTGATAAATTTGGCAAAAATGAGCTTAAAGAGCTTGTATCAGATATCGTAGTTAAGGCACTTGAGATTGGATTTAGATTTAGCGATGATGAGCTTAGCTACTTTTATAAGCTAATAAGCCTAGTAGAGCTAAACGCAAAATCACCACAAATCCTAACCCCGCTTTTGCTTACGATTTTAAGAAAGGGCAGAGTTTGA
- a CDS encoding HobA family DNA replication regulator: MQDFVKWSNDTIIKEGLNATMQEFRVEWIALLSSRLKYLLEGRVFIVITDEERSWFESYILKRINRSAARPLLPFVSLKALYQHIDEINSSEQISLLEDMLSLTFPNGYVFFYIGKNIDKRANIAKNSEDSYMWLFDEQMHNSISLNSNDENLDIKLMQLFKLFDKSIDAVLLNQASLI; encoded by the coding sequence ATGCAAGATTTTGTAAAGTGGAGTAATGACACTATCATAAAAGAAGGCTTAAACGCCACAATGCAGGAGTTTAGGGTAGAGTGGATAGCTCTACTCTCTTCAAGGCTAAAATATCTGCTTGAGGGTCGCGTTTTTATAGTCATCACCGATGAGGAGCGCTCTTGGTTTGAAAGCTATATATTAAAACGCATAAACCGCTCAGCCGCACGTCCGCTACTGCCCTTTGTGAGCCTAAAAGCACTCTATCAACATATAGATGAGATAAACTCGAGTGAGCAAATTTCACTTCTTGAGGATATGCTAAGTCTTACTTTTCCAAATGGATATGTATTTTTTTATATTGGCAAAAATATTGACAAACGTGCAAATATCGCCAAAAACAGCGAAGATAGCTATATGTGGCTGTTTGATGAGCAAATGCACAACTCCATATCACTAAATTCAAATGATGAAAATTTAGACATAAAGCTTATGCAACTTTTTAAACTATTTGATAAAAGTATCGATGCCGTGCTTTTAAATCAAGCGAGTTTGATTTAA
- a CDS encoding aspartate kinase — translation MLIVQKFGGTSVGTLERIEAVAERVIETKKTGADVVVVVSAMSGVTNQLVEYGEHFSKQPDGIAMDMLLSSGEQVTTAILTIALNAKGYECVGLTGAMAGIKTDSVHTKARIEKIDTARIKDELRAGKIVVVAGFQGIDESGDITTLGRGGSDLSAVALAGALNADLCEIFTDVDGVYTTDPRIEKKAKKLEKISYEEMLELASAGAKVLQNRSVEMAKKLNVKLVTRSSFNHNEGTLITQEDNMEAVLVSGIALDKNQARVTLRGVVDKPGIAAEIFTALAKKNINVDMIIQNVGQDGTTNLGFTVPQNELELAKKTMQELAVAKNVEYDDAIVKVSVVGVGMKSHSGVACLAFETLAREGINIQMISTSEIKISMIVDQKYGELAVRVLHDAYELDK, via the coding sequence ATGCTGATTGTTCAAAAATTCGGCGGAACAAGTGTAGGCACACTTGAACGCATTGAGGCAGTAGCAGAGCGTGTCATAGAGACTAAAAAAACTGGAGCGGATGTTGTAGTTGTCGTATCTGCGATGAGTGGCGTGACAAACCAGCTCGTAGAGTATGGCGAACACTTCTCAAAGCAGCCAGACGGCATAGCTATGGATATGCTTCTTAGCTCCGGAGAGCAGGTTACGACGGCTATTTTGACGATCGCATTAAATGCTAAAGGCTACGAATGTGTAGGGCTAACTGGTGCTATGGCTGGTATAAAAACCGATAGTGTCCATACAAAAGCAAGGATAGAAAAGATAGACACCGCGCGCATAAAAGATGAGCTAAGAGCTGGTAAAATAGTAGTTGTGGCAGGTTTTCAGGGTATAGATGAGAGTGGGGATATAACTACGCTTGGACGTGGCGGATCTGACCTTTCGGCTGTGGCTTTAGCAGGAGCTTTAAATGCTGATTTGTGTGAAATTTTCACTGATGTTGACGGCGTTTATACGACTGATCCTAGAATTGAGAAAAAGGCTAAAAAGCTTGAGAAAATTAGCTATGAGGAGATGTTAGAACTTGCAAGTGCTGGTGCAAAAGTATTGCAAAACCGCTCAGTAGAGATGGCTAAAAAATTAAACGTAAAGCTCGTTACAAGAAGTAGTTTTAACCACAACGAAGGAACATTAATAACACAGGAGGATAATATGGAAGCGGTTTTAGTAAGCGGTATAGCACTAGATAAAAATCAAGCAAGAGTAACTTTAAGAGGCGTTGTAGATAAACCTGGCATTGCAGCTGAAATTTTCACTGCACTTGCAAAGAAAAATATAAACGTCGATATGATAATCCAAAACGTAGGTCAAGACGGCACGACAAATTTGGGCTTTACTGTGCCTCAAAATGAACTTGAACTTGCAAAAAAGACTATGCAAGAGTTAGCTGTAGCAAAGAATGTCGAGTATGATGACGCTATTGTTAAGGTTTCAGTCGTTGGCGTTGGTATGAAGAGCCATAGTGGCGTTGCGTGTTTGGCGTTTGAGACACTAGCACGTGAGGGCATAAATATACAAATGATCTCAACAAGCGAGATAAAAATTTCAATGATAGTAGATCAAAAATACGGAGAACTCGCGGTTCGCGTATTACACGATGCGTATGAGTTAGATAAATAA
- a CDS encoding RNA pyrophosphohydrolase, with amino-acid sequence MQKKYRPNVSAVILSSKYPFKCEIFVANRVDLDGVWQFPQGGIDEGEEPKTALLRELNEEIGTDEIEILDEYPQWLSYDFPNGASKKMYPFDGQTQKYFLVRLKPNARINLNTTHPEFSEYKFLTYSSIFDEINHFKKPIYTKVLNYFKEKGYF; translated from the coding sequence ATGCAAAAAAAATATAGACCAAATGTTTCAGCAGTAATACTCTCGTCAAAATACCCTTTTAAATGCGAAATTTTCGTAGCAAACAGGGTTGATTTGGACGGAGTTTGGCAGTTTCCGCAAGGTGGCATTGATGAGGGCGAGGAGCCAAAGACTGCTTTGTTGCGTGAGCTAAATGAGGAGATTGGAACTGATGAGATAGAAATTCTTGATGAGTATCCCCAGTGGCTTAGCTACGACTTTCCAAATGGAGCGAGTAAGAAGATGTATCCGTTTGACGGGCAGACCCAGAAGTATTTTTTGGTGCGTTTAAAGCCAAATGCTAGGATAAATTTAAACACGACACATCCTGAATTTAGCGAGTATAAATTTTTAACTTATAGCAGTATTTTTGATGAGATAAACCATTTTAAAAAGCCAATTTATACAAAAGTTTTAAATTATTTTAAAGAAAAGGGGTACTTTTAA
- a CDS encoding type II toxin-antitoxin system YafQ family toxin, which produces MYKIVTSKRYKIQFKKQSTQNQDLIDEVVFKLANGETLEQKHKDHQLKGKYKDFRECHIKPDLLLVYKIDNGVLALYLMQVGSHSDLF; this is translated from the coding sequence GTGTATAAAATCGTAACTTCAAAAAGATACAAAATACAATTTAAAAAACAATCCACACAAAATCAAGATTTAATTGACGAAGTGGTTTTTAAACTTGCTAACGGCGAAACGTTGGAGCAAAAACACAAGGATCACCAGCTTAAAGGCAAATATAAAGATTTCAGAGAGTGCCATATCAAGCCTGATTTGTTGCTGGTGTATAAAATAGATAACGGTGTTTTGGCTCTTTATTTAATGCAAGTTGGCAGCCACAGCGATCTGTTTTAA
- the murI gene encoding glutamate racemase: MKVAFFDSGFGGLSVLNEALHRFNGCEFIYFADTKNVPYGVKSVEQITALSLRACEFLASLNVKAIIIACNTATSAAVAKLRANLDVPIIGMEPAVKQALKTSTNCILTATNATINGIKLDNLLTTLNAHERVAKLALPGLVEFAENLEFNSQNVREYLERELNRFDLKEYGSLVLGCTHFNYFKDTMREILPKNVVFIDGIDGTLRRLSEILPAIKTGQGENKISYFCSYEKCEKDEKIATLLARLEAMRGIK, from the coding sequence ATGAAAGTGGCTTTTTTTGACTCTGGTTTTGGCGGACTTAGCGTTTTAAACGAGGCATTACATAGATTTAATGGCTGTGAGTTTATCTATTTTGCTGATACAAAAAATGTCCCTTACGGCGTAAAAAGCGTAGAGCAAATCACGGCACTTTCGCTTAGAGCGTGTGAGTTTCTAGCCTCTTTAAATGTTAAAGCCATTATCATTGCCTGTAACACCGCAACTAGTGCCGCCGTAGCCAAGCTTAGAGCAAATTTAGACGTGCCAATAATCGGAATGGAACCAGCGGTAAAACAAGCACTAAAAACATCTACAAACTGCATACTTACCGCCACAAATGCTACGATAAACGGCATTAAGCTTGATAATCTTTTAACTACCTTAAACGCTCACGAAAGGGTGGCAAAACTAGCACTGCCGGGGCTTGTAGAGTTTGCTGAAAATTTAGAGTTTAATAGCCAAAATGTGCGTGAATACTTAGAGCGTGAGCTTAATAGGTTTGATTTAAAAGAGTATGGCTCACTTGTGCTTGGTTGCACGCATTTTAACTATTTTAAGGACACAATGCGTGAAATTTTGCCAAAAAATGTGGTGTTTATTGATGGGATTGACGGCACTTTAAGGCGTTTGAGTGAAATTTTACCAGCTATAAAAACAGGGCAGGGCGAAAATAAAATAAGCTACTTTTGCTCGTATGAAAAGTGCGAGAAAGACGAAAAAATCGCCACGCTTTTAGCAAGACTTGAAGCGATGAGAGGGATAAAATGA
- a CDS encoding tyrosine-type recombinase/integrase, with product MKYPLDNKETFELSLLFWLTRYVKFKLSSLSNKELRNPQILASVNYQLNKQVSNIDTLDGLVKMARNAGLTGINTYFNPLKKIYETLCFYGLSSLKEIDEELLSEILASVTGGLSDASKKNYRISVINFFAFLDKQNEEDGKSHVFDIELKNWGGVSGNRGQKLPEFMSEDEVKRFLTAIDEADFKSNENRNKLIIKLIIFTGIRVSEALNLKRKDITEDGDLYVIRIRGKGNKYRIVMIKRHLIEKFLDAIAISYINKEGYLFINKKGERLTQAYVSRIVEQILFKAGIRKEKNGAHMLRHTFATMLYKKQKDIVLVQEALGHASLNTSRIYTHFDNDKLKLAAKVAEDLSE from the coding sequence TTGAAATACCCACTTGATAACAAAGAAACGTTTGAGCTTTCGCTACTTTTTTGGCTCACTCGCTATGTGAAATTTAAGCTTAGCTCTCTTTCAAATAAAGAGCTTAGAAATCCACAAATTCTAGCTTCTGTAAATTATCAACTAAACAAACAAGTAAGCAATATTGATACACTTGACGGACTTGTAAAAATGGCTAGAAACGCTGGACTTACCGGCATAAACACATATTTTAATCCGCTTAAAAAGATTTATGAAACGCTCTGTTTTTATGGTCTTTCTAGCCTTAAAGAGATTGATGAGGAGCTTCTTAGTGAAATTTTAGCCAGTGTCACAGGTGGGCTAAGTGACGCAAGTAAGAAAAACTACCGAATTTCAGTGATTAACTTTTTTGCGTTTTTGGATAAACAAAACGAAGAGGACGGCAAATCTCACGTCTTTGACATTGAGCTTAAAAATTGGGGTGGCGTTAGTGGCAACAGAGGACAAAAACTACCTGAATTTATGAGCGAAGATGAAGTTAAGCGATTTTTGACAGCTATTGACGAGGCTGATTTTAAGAGTAATGAAAATCGCAATAAGTTAATAATCAAACTCATCATTTTCACTGGAATTCGCGTGAGTGAAGCTCTAAATTTAAAGCGAAAAGATATAACCGAAGACGGCGATTTATACGTTATACGCATACGTGGCAAGGGCAATAAATATAGAATAGTAATGATAAAACGCCATTTAATTGAGAAATTTTTAGACGCAATAGCAATAAGCTATATCAATAAAGAGGGCTATCTTTTTATTAACAAAAAGGGCGAAAGGCTAACCCAAGCTTACGTTAGCCGAATAGTAGAGCAGATACTATTTAAGGCTGGAATTCGTAAAGAAAAAAATGGTGCCCATATGCTTCGTCACACCTTTGCAACAATGCTTTATAAAAAACAAAAAGACATCGTGCTGGTGCAAGAAGCACTCGGACACGCTAGTTTAAACACGTCTAGAATTTACACCCATTTTGATAATGATAAACTAAAATTAGCCGCGAAAGTAGCAGAGGATTTAAGCGAGTAA
- a CDS encoding peptidoglycan glycosyltransferase FtsW produces the protein MSADKYLFYLSIALLGVSVVFSLSLPVFTVLYFNYDEYHFFIRQSIVVLVGIILMWLISQLNPDRAFKWLGFGLFFFCLVAMGLMHILPASMVTEAGGARRWIRLPGFSLAPVEFFKIGFIYFLAWSFARKIDEGHKKSISEELKILTPYLLLFLVVVYLIAVMQNDLGQVVVLALTLVTMALFAGTSMRIFAMGILCASILAFLAIISSEHRITRIKSWWGNVQDMVLSLLPKSWESVLRVADAPEPYQISHSLNAIKHGDMFGQGLGAGIFKLGFLSEVHTDFVLAGIAEEIGVFGILCIVVLILCLLFRIFRISARSENKVYHLFSLGVGLIISFSFLMNSYGITSITPIKGIAVPFLSYGGSSILAVCISIGMVLMVSKKAKL, from the coding sequence TTGTCTGCTGATAAATATCTTTTTTATCTTAGTATCGCTCTTTTGGGCGTTAGCGTTGTATTTTCTTTATCGCTTCCTGTTTTTACGGTGCTTTATTTTAACTACGACGAGTATCATTTTTTTATCAGACAAAGCATAGTCGTTTTAGTTGGGATCATCTTAATGTGGCTTATATCGCAACTAAATCCAGATAGAGCGTTTAAGTGGCTTGGATTTGGACTGTTTTTCTTTTGCTTAGTTGCTATGGGGCTTATGCATATTTTACCAGCATCTATGGTCACAGAAGCTGGTGGTGCACGTCGTTGGATACGTTTGCCTGGGTTTTCATTGGCACCGGTTGAGTTTTTTAAAATAGGCTTTATCTACTTTTTGGCGTGGAGTTTTGCTAGAAAAATAGACGAAGGTCACAAGAAAAGCATAAGCGAAGAGCTTAAAATTTTAACACCATATTTGCTACTATTTTTGGTTGTCGTATATTTAATAGCAGTAATGCAAAATGACCTTGGTCAGGTTGTGGTATTAGCACTTACTCTTGTTACGATGGCACTTTTTGCTGGGACGAGTATGAGAATTTTTGCTATGGGGATACTTTGTGCCTCCATACTAGCATTCTTAGCAATCATAAGCTCAGAACACCGTATAACACGTATAAAATCTTGGTGGGGAAATGTCCAAGATATGGTTCTTTCACTGCTTCCAAAAAGCTGGGAGAGTGTTTTAAGAGTTGCTGACGCCCCAGAGCCGTATCAAATTTCACACTCACTAAACGCGATAAAACACGGCGATATGTTTGGTCAAGGGCTTGGTGCTGGAATTTTCAAGCTTGGCTTCTTAAGCGAGGTTCACACCGACTTTGTATTAGCAGGGATAGCCGAAGAGATCGGTGTTTTTGGAATTTTGTGTATCGTTGTTTTGATACTTTGTTTGCTTTTTAGGATATTTAGAATTTCAGCTAGAAGTGAAAATAAGGTCTATCATCTTTTCTCGCTCGGAGTTGGGCTTATTATCTCATTTTCATTTTTAATGAATAGCTACGGCATAACATCAATAACCCCTATAAAAGGTATCGCCGTTCCATTTTTAAGCTATGGCGGAAGCTCTATTTTAGCAGTTTGCATAAGTATCGGAATGGTTTTAATGGTTAGTAAAAAGGCAAAATTATGA
- the murG gene encoding undecaprenyldiphospho-muramoylpentapeptide beta-N-acetylglucosaminyltransferase, with protein MIAISGGGTGGHLAIARAFCKQLNLLDKKSIFIGSQNGQDKMWFENDENFSKCYFLPSSGVVNKRGLAKLESLLNIIKLAFKCKEIFKQNKIKAVISVGGYSAAPASIAAILCGIPLFIHEQNAVNGRLNSLLKPFAKGFYSSYATAPFCYPVDEKFFLLKRQRQELKTILFLGGSQGAKAINELAINIAINLKNMGIKIIHQCGKNSFFELKDRYEKLGLSSDDVKLFDFSQDIELKMHEADLCISRAGASSLWEITANALPAIFIPFPHAASNHQFYNAKFLKDANLAEICLQNGPSVDSDKILKIIKEYDIAKTSKALSGIINLEKTNEIINDIISKGKL; from the coding sequence ATGATAGCAATAAGTGGCGGTGGCACAGGCGGACATTTGGCGATAGCAAGGGCATTTTGCAAACAGTTAAATTTGCTTGATAAAAAAAGTATATTTATAGGCTCACAAAATGGACAGGACAAAATGTGGTTTGAAAATGATGAAAATTTTAGCAAATGCTACTTTCTGCCAAGCTCAGGCGTGGTAAATAAAAGAGGATTAGCAAAACTAGAGTCGCTTCTAAACATCATAAAATTAGCCTTTAAATGCAAAGAAATTTTTAAACAAAACAAAATAAAAGCCGTAATAAGCGTCGGCGGATACTCAGCAGCCCCAGCCTCAATAGCTGCCATACTTTGTGGCATACCACTTTTCATACACGAGCAAAACGCCGTAAATGGCAGACTAAACTCCCTACTTAAGCCGTTTGCAAAGGGTTTTTATAGCTCTTATGCCACTGCTCCTTTTTGCTACCCAGTCGATGAGAAATTTTTCCTTTTAAAAAGACAAAGGCAGGAGTTAAAAACGATACTCTTTCTTGGTGGCTCACAAGGAGCAAAAGCGATTAATGAACTAGCAATAAACATAGCCATAAATTTAAAAAATATGGGGATAAAAATCATTCATCAATGTGGCAAAAACTCGTTTTTTGAGCTAAAAGATAGATATGAAAAACTTGGGCTTAGTAGTGATGATGTTAAGCTATTTGACTTTTCTCAAGATATCGAGCTTAAAATGCACGAGGCTGACCTTTGTATCAGCAGAGCAGGAGCCAGCTCACTTTGGGAGATAACGGCAAATGCTCTACCAGCGATATTTATACCATTCCCACACGCTGCTAGCAATCATCAATTTTACAACGCAAAATTCCTAAAAGACGCAAACCTTGCTGAAATTTGTTTACAAAATGGCCCTAGTGTAGATAGCGATAAAATTTTAAAAATCATCAAAGAGTATGACATCGCAAAAACTAGCAAAGCTCTTAGTGGCATTATAAATTTAGAAAAGACCAACGAGATAATAAACGACATAATATCAAAAGGAAAATTATAA
- a CDS encoding NAD(P)H-dependent oxidoreductase: protein MVTPLHNFNITSKFKEYIDNIFIARETFKYVSGVSIGLMSDDRKVLLLQSSGAIYSQNDPKYSPIKLSRIYISRRHGCKRYQ from the coding sequence ATCGTAACTCCGCTACATAATTTTAACATTACGTCAAAATTTAAAGAGTATATTGACAATATTTTTATAGCAAGAGAGACTTTTAAATACGTAAGTGGCGTCTCTATCGGACTTATGAGTGATGATAGAAAGGTTTTATTACTTCAATCAAGCGGTGCAATTTACTCACAAAACGATCCAAAATACTCTCCAATAAAGCTAAGCCGTATTTACATAAGCCGAAGGCACGGCTGTAAGCGCTATCAATAA
- a CDS encoding YggS family pyridoxal phosphate-dependent enzyme, with protein sequence MIVLRELLDKIYAINPSTKLVAVSKNVTSKEVLELYNQGQIDFGENRVQELAKKQSELSNLNIKWHMIGRLQSNKINQLISLRPALWQSCDSFKRAKEVDKRLDYKLDTLLQINSADEISKQGVGFDEAIDVYLRIKQECKNLNLVGVMSIGAHTDNVCDVQKSFEMTYKIFENLQNQGAVVCSMGMSQDYELALKTGSNMLRIGSMLYV encoded by the coding sequence ATGATAGTTTTAAGAGAGCTTTTGGATAAAATTTATGCCATAAATCCAAGCACTAAACTAGTTGCAGTGAGTAAAAACGTAACATCAAAAGAGGTTTTAGAGCTTTACAATCAAGGACAGATTGATTTTGGCGAAAATAGGGTGCAGGAGTTAGCAAAAAAGCAGAGCGAACTTAGTAACCTTAATATAAAATGGCATATGATAGGTCGCTTACAAAGCAACAAGATAAATCAGCTTATATCTTTACGTCCAGCTTTATGGCAAAGTTGCGATAGTTTTAAAAGGGCAAAAGAGGTTGATAAACGCCTAGATTACAAGCTTGATACACTTTTACAGATAAATTCTGCCGATGAGATAAGTAAACAAGGCGTTGGTTTTGATGAGGCTATTGATGTTTATTTGCGTATAAAGCAGGAGTGTAAAAATTTAAATTTAGTCGGTGTAATGAGCATAGGGGCACACACGGACAATGTTTGCGATGTTCAAAAGAGCTTTGAGATGACATACAAAATTTTTGAAAATTTGCAAAATCAAGGTGCCGTAGTCTGCTCTATGGGGATGAGCCAAGATTACGAACTAGCCTTAAAAACAGGCTCAAATATGCTTCGTATCGGCTCTATGCTCTATGTTTAG
- the rseP gene encoding RIP metalloprotease RseP → MKSVVFVVALLVVGIYFYSWYIFATILVLSFLVFFHELGHFLVARMLGVCVNTFSIGFGQKLIKKRIGQTEYAISAIPLGGYVQLKGQDDSDPRHKNYDPDSYNSVGPLGRIAILFAGPFFNFILAFFIFIAIGFMGVDKFAPVVGKVLEGSAGASANLKSGDKILYINDVLIKEWDDIKKNVKTEPTTIQIERNNQIINLTLTPKISQGRTMFGEIEQRAMIGISPSGDVIKLYYSGFDAVKYAYKETIEASKLIFLGLKKLVEGVVPLKEVGGIVQITDITAKAAKSDFVVLLIITALLSVNLGVLNLLPIPALDGGHIVFNLYELIFRREVSEKAFTYLTYFGWVILFSLMILATFNDVMRLSEGVK, encoded by the coding sequence ATGAAAAGCGTTGTTTTTGTTGTCGCTCTTTTAGTGGTTGGGATCTATTTTTACTCTTGGTATATTTTTGCAACGATTTTAGTGCTTTCATTTTTGGTATTTTTCCACGAACTAGGGCATTTTTTGGTGGCTCGTATGCTTGGGGTTTGCGTAAATACATTTAGTATAGGTTTTGGTCAAAAGCTTATTAAAAAACGTATAGGACAGACTGAGTATGCGATCTCTGCTATACCGCTTGGCGGATATGTTCAGTTAAAAGGACAGGACGACAGCGATCCACGCCATAAAAACTACGATCCTGATAGCTATAACTCAGTGGGTCCTTTGGGGCGTATAGCGATACTTTTTGCTGGACCATTTTTTAACTTTATCCTTGCATTTTTTATATTTATTGCTATTGGTTTTATGGGTGTTGATAAGTTTGCTCCTGTTGTGGGTAAAGTTCTTGAAGGCTCAGCTGGAGCGAGTGCAAATTTAAAGTCTGGGGATAAAATTTTATATATCAATGACGTTTTAATTAAAGAGTGGGACGATATTAAAAAAAATGTCAAAACAGAGCCGACTACTATACAAATAGAAAGAAATAATCAAATCATAAATCTTACTCTTACACCAAAGATAAGCCAAGGTAGGACGATGTTTGGCGAGATTGAGCAACGTGCGATGATAGGCATATCTCCAAGTGGTGATGTTATAAAGCTTTACTATAGCGGTTTTGACGCGGTAAAATACGCATATAAAGAGACAATAGAGGCTTCAAAACTCATATTTTTAGGGCTTAAAAAACTAGTCGAGGGCGTCGTGCCACTAAAGGAGGTCGGCGGTATAGTTCAAATAACAGACATAACGGCAAAGGCGGCAAAGAGCGATTTTGTCGTGCTTCTTATCATAACAGCCTTGCTTTCTGTAAATTTAGGGGTGTTAAATTTGCTTCCGATACCAGCACTTGACGGTGGACACATAGTTTTTAACCTTTATGAGCTTATTTTTAGGCGAGAAGTTAGCGAGAAAGCCTTTACGTATCTTACCTATTTTGGCTGGGTTATTTTGTTTTCTCTTATGATACTTGCGACTTTTAATGATGTTATGAGACTTAGCGAGGGTGTAAAATGA